A window from Candidatus Paceibacterota bacterium encodes these proteins:
- a CDS encoding DUF167 domain-containing protein codes for MYIHVKATTGANKEEIKKISADHFEISVKEPAKQNLANKRIIALVQKMYPNTLVRIINGHHSRSKLISVEEND; via the coding sequence ATGTACATCCACGTAAAAGCCACTACAGGTGCTAATAAGGAAGAGATCAAGAAAATCTCGGCTGATCATTTTGAAATATCAGTCAAAGAGCCAGCTAAACAAAATTTGGCAAACAAACGTATAATTGCACTTGTTCAGAAGATGTATCCAAATACTTTGGTTAGGATCATCAACGGTCATCATTCTAGGAGCAAACTTATTTCCGTAGAAGAGAATGATTGA
- a CDS encoding recombinase family protein has translation MKTDCVIYARVSSREQEETGYSLDAQEKLLKEYAGKRNLTISKVFRISESASGKQIRLVFNEMLEYTVKNDVNIILCEKIDRLTRNLKDASIVNDWIQEDEAREVHFVKENSVVNKNTRAHENLVWDMKIAIARFYTNNLSEEVKKGQKEKIAQGWLPCTPPLGYKTIGDKGHKIHVIDEVRGPFMKKAFEYYATGNYSLMALSDKLYSEGLRARNGCQLGKSCLHEILKDPFFYGDMIWKGVLYRGGKQEPLISKELFDSVQTALVRDGAPHYKRRQHIFSKMIHCGECGSTIYGEVQKGHIYYSCKHYKTCSQRYSTREEEIENSILSVFRIFEAITPVEAEQLYQKIRDDHKGESEYKENMLKALQERYNSLQKRLDILYDDHLDEKITRDRWESKQAEIMSEQEGIQSQIARLKNDEVKYFERYIDIIDIARRSREIYEKRNPMERRMILKKIFSNLVINNEKVSYTLEKSVEMIAKRVQEKIDSEKLFEPQKTLVQKGQKGVITPLHPALLRRQDSNL, from the coding sequence ATGAAAACCGACTGCGTCATATATGCACGTGTATCATCTCGAGAACAGGAGGAAACCGGTTACTCTCTTGATGCACAAGAAAAGCTCTTGAAGGAATATGCAGGTAAAAGGAACCTTACAATATCAAAAGTTTTTAGGATCAGTGAATCAGCCAGTGGCAAGCAAATACGCCTTGTGTTTAACGAGATGTTGGAATATACAGTTAAGAATGATGTGAATATTATCCTCTGTGAGAAAATAGATCGTCTAACACGTAATTTGAAAGATGCTTCGATAGTTAATGACTGGATTCAGGAAGATGAAGCTCGTGAAGTGCACTTTGTGAAGGAGAATTCAGTAGTTAACAAGAATACCCGTGCTCACGAGAATCTGGTCTGGGATATGAAGATAGCTATTGCACGCTTCTACACCAACAATCTCTCAGAAGAGGTGAAGAAAGGTCAGAAGGAGAAAATCGCTCAGGGTTGGCTCCCATGTACGCCACCACTCGGATATAAGACTATTGGCGACAAGGGTCACAAAATACACGTCATAGATGAGGTCCGGGGACCGTTCATGAAAAAGGCTTTTGAATATTATGCTACAGGCAATTATTCATTGATGGCCCTAAGTGACAAGCTATACTCAGAGGGATTACGAGCAAGAAATGGTTGTCAGCTTGGTAAGTCCTGTTTACATGAGATACTAAAAGATCCTTTTTTCTATGGAGATATGATTTGGAAGGGAGTCTTGTATAGAGGTGGAAAACAGGAACCGTTAATATCTAAGGAACTGTTTGACTCAGTGCAAACAGCTTTGGTCCGGGACGGTGCGCCACATTATAAGAGGCGTCAGCATATATTCTCTAAGATGATTCATTGTGGAGAATGTGGCAGTACAATCTACGGGGAGGTCCAGAAAGGTCATATTTATTACTCATGTAAGCACTACAAGACTTGCTCACAGAGGTATTCGACTCGAGAAGAAGAAATTGAGAACTCGATCTTGTCTGTATTTAGAATATTTGAGGCAATTACACCTGTCGAAGCTGAGCAACTATATCAAAAGATCCGTGATGATCATAAAGGCGAATCTGAATACAAGGAGAATATGTTAAAAGCTCTTCAGGAACGCTATAACAGCCTACAGAAGCGATTGGACATACTTTATGATGATCACTTAGACGAGAAGATTACTAGGGACCGCTGGGAGTCAAAACAAGCGGAGATAATGTCTGAACAGGAAGGAATCCAATCACAAATTGCGAGACTCAAGAATGATGAGGTTAAATATTTCGAACGATACATTGATATTATTGACATAGCTCGAAGGTCCCGAGAGATTTATGAAAAAAGAAATCCAATGGAACGTCGAATGATTCTGAAGAAGATTTTTTCGAACTTAGTCATTAACAACGAAAAAGTGAGCTATACATTGGAGAAATCGGTGGAGATGATTGCTAAACGTGTTCAAGAGAAGATTGACTCAGAAAAGCTTTTCGAACCACAGAAAACCCTTGTCCAGAAAGGACAAAAGGGCGTTATTACGCCCCTTCATCCAGCTTTGCTCCGGAGACAGGATTCGAACCTGTGA
- a CDS encoding recombinase family protein, producing the protein MQFLQSKRIWVGITYNRHSAEDKQENSVPIQKDHHARFATKFGGEIIDHLADEGVSGLTANRPGFQSLMKDWVLNPNAPHFDYILVYDVSRWGRFQNQNEAAYYEHLCEQHGKKVLYTSKPFPREEQEITDSIITPMERWMAAQYSRQLSGKVWYGCMKISKDGYSAGGTACYGMVRLLLDENKKPIRELKKGEHKQISNQRVTFAPLNDETTDVVKDIFDMFVNKWLTTSDIVDILNEKSIPSANGGVWSKGKVSHILGNEVYTGTRLYNKTSGKLKQKKVKNPRNEWAIAPKAFPAVIDEKIFWMAQDRLFWSTPSRWKKGIYMIRKAQNFVEREMRELLVKEGFSVDDAESKIKKFPLAYSVNSYEVNSGKKSTIFVIEEEKRSYDKVFAVSITLGKKELIDDVFLIPTNVFNQCNFVLFSDDNQYLEYIIKPENIYENIMPFVKNIKI; encoded by the coding sequence ATGCAATTTTTACAATCAAAACGAATATGGGTAGGAATTACGTATAACCGTCATTCTGCTGAAGATAAACAAGAAAATTCTGTTCCTATCCAAAAAGATCATCATGCACGTTTTGCTACAAAATTCGGTGGAGAAATTATTGATCATCTTGCTGATGAGGGTGTAAGTGGTTTAACGGCAAACCGTCCAGGTTTTCAAAGTCTTATGAAAGATTGGGTGCTTAATCCAAACGCACCCCACTTCGATTACATACTCGTATATGATGTTTCTCGTTGGGGTAGATTCCAAAACCAAAACGAAGCAGCTTATTACGAACATCTTTGCGAACAACATGGTAAGAAAGTTCTATACACAAGTAAGCCATTTCCAAGAGAGGAGCAAGAGATAACTGATAGTATCATTACGCCAATGGAACGTTGGATGGCCGCACAATACTCGCGACAATTGAGTGGTAAAGTTTGGTACGGTTGCATGAAGATTTCAAAAGATGGTTATTCTGCTGGTGGTACAGCCTGCTATGGTATGGTAAGGCTTCTTCTGGATGAGAATAAAAAACCTATACGTGAACTTAAAAAAGGTGAACATAAACAAATTAGTAATCAACGCGTTACATTTGCACCCCTTAATGACGAGACTACAGATGTAGTGAAAGATATTTTCGATATGTTTGTAAATAAGTGGCTTACCACAAGTGATATTGTCGATATTTTAAATGAGAAGAGTATTCCTTCTGCGAATGGTGGGGTATGGAGTAAAGGAAAAGTTAGTCATATTTTAGGGAATGAAGTTTATACTGGTACAAGACTTTACAATAAGACATCAGGTAAATTAAAGCAGAAGAAGGTAAAAAATCCACGAAATGAGTGGGCCATTGCTCCGAAAGCGTTTCCGGCTGTTATTGATGAGAAAATATTTTGGATGGCTCAAGATCGTCTCTTTTGGTCCACACCTTCGAGATGGAAAAAAGGTATTTATATGATACGTAAAGCACAGAATTTTGTTGAGAGAGAGATGAGAGAACTCCTTGTGAAAGAGGGTTTTAGTGTAGATGATGCTGAATCTAAAATAAAGAAGTTTCCTCTTGCTTATAGTGTTAATTCATATGAAGTCAATTCTGGTAAGAAGTCTACGATCTTTGTCATTGAAGAAGAAAAGAGGAGTTACGATAAAGTTTTTGCTGTTAGTATTACATTAGGTAAAAAAGAATTGATAGATGATGTTTTCCTTATACCGACAAATGTTTTTAATCAGTGCAATTTTGTTTTATTTTCAGATGACAATCAATATCTTGAGTATATTATTAAACCAGAAAATATTTATGAAAATATTATGCCTTTTGTTAAAAATATAAAAATATAA
- a CDS encoding ParB N-terminal domain-containing protein yields MIGKHTTIFKEVLISEIELDSNQPRKEYGNPSEQEKLTSSLKQFGLQEPIMVTQKDDNRYLIIDGHRRYLCLKGLGVEKAMCQIYPDLDDGELEIRRYEKQNNRKGWKPMEKSNSLHRAKIMLGLKSNEELSKLLNLSRTTIASSLQLREQKLDYLELMVKYDLKEVYRMEFVRLWPKLRKIRNFETPDIIKILFEKVKHRIIKNAKDFRKIQKIFARAAANEAEIYRFLSDPDATVAELDRDTIQSDFSLHILQLIEEVKKKRKNGIPFDEKEKNLITELKKIL; encoded by the coding sequence ATGATAGGGAAACATACAACAATCTTTAAGGAAGTATTAATTTCAGAAATTGAATTAGATAGTAATCAGCCACGAAAAGAATATGGTAATCCATCAGAACAAGAAAAGCTTACTAGTTCTCTTAAGCAATTTGGACTTCAAGAACCGATAATGGTTACCCAGAAAGACGATAATCGTTACTTAATAATTGATGGGCATCGTCGTTATCTTTGTTTAAAAGGTCTGGGTGTAGAAAAAGCTATGTGTCAGATTTATCCAGATCTTGATGATGGAGAGTTAGAAATACGACGATATGAAAAACAGAATAACCGAAAAGGGTGGAAACCTATGGAAAAATCAAACTCCCTTCATAGAGCAAAGATAATGCTAGGACTTAAGAGTAATGAAGAACTTTCAAAACTTTTGAATCTCTCGAGGACAACTATTGCGTCGTCTCTTCAATTGAGAGAACAAAAATTAGATTATCTTGAGCTTATGGTTAAGTATGATCTTAAGGAAGTGTACCGGATGGAGTTCGTGAGATTGTGGCCAAAATTGAGAAAGATAAGAAACTTTGAGACGCCGGATATAATTAAAATACTCTTTGAAAAGGTTAAGCATCGTATTATTAAAAATGCTAAAGATTTTCGCAAGATACAGAAGATATTTGCCCGTGCCGCTGCCAATGAAGCCGAAATCTATAGATTTTTATCAGACCCTGATGCAACGGTAGCTGAACTTGATCGAGACACTATTCAATCGGATTTTTCTCTTCACATATTACAACTTATAGAAGAAGTAAAAAAGAAAAGGAAAAATGGTATCCCTTTTGATGAAAAAGAAAAGAATTTAATCACGGAACTTAAGAAGATTCTCTAG
- a CDS encoding DUF3761 domain-containing protein codes for MSNNTSNTLGPDEKIIDALDLGTFKLTLRDWIFVTIAILLLSLFTMVLVKELILLVPSANGSMTLVGGIFWIVFSAWLLRRQMKKFRVNKSKRFFRNMKIIVWIVAVLPTFLLLVSVIIFALGGGWSTNEISTQQGITHVRGYYNDPLALMHGYADPPRSISIRSTAQCRDGTFSFGLNQSNSCSHRGGVSRWLNN; via the coding sequence ATGAGCAATAACACATCTAATACTCTTGGTCCCGATGAAAAAATCATTGATGCTCTGGATCTAGGAACGTTCAAGTTGACTCTGCGAGACTGGATTTTCGTCACAATCGCTATTTTGTTGCTATCTCTGTTCACGATGGTGCTAGTCAAGGAACTGATCTTATTAGTACCTAGTGCAAATGGTTCAATGACTTTAGTCGGGGGCATTTTTTGGATCGTATTCTCTGCGTGGCTTCTTCGAAGACAAATGAAAAAGTTTCGTGTCAATAAATCAAAAAGGTTTTTTAGAAACATGAAGATAATAGTTTGGATTGTTGCAGTGTTACCAACATTTTTACTATTAGTATCTGTTATTATATTTGCTTTAGGTGGTGGTTGGTCAACTAATGAAATATCAACACAACAAGGTATAACCCATGTGAGAGGTTACTATAATGACCCATTAGCTTTGATGCATGGGTATGCAGATCCACCCAGAAGTATTTCAATAAGATCAACTGCACAATGCAGAGATGGTACATTCAGCTTTGGTTTGAACCAAAGCAATTCATGCTCACACCGTGGAGGAGTATCTAGGTGGTTAAATAATTAA
- a CDS encoding ATP-binding protein produces METKSKTIEQELMQESIFIIGRVLSVDGRIVRVKLNKNKNHSHILFEGKTVKNVSVGSYVKIVKGFVSIIGKVEGEFTSEEKFFNKEYNKEETRINRVLQLSLFGHFEGNCVKQGIKEMPLIDNECYLLNRDEFNVLHQFYKKGDKTIAVGSLTEEPSQKIKLGVNKLFASHIGIFGNTGSGKSNTLAKIYTELFKTFSDQGDFKTKSDFVIIDFNGEYTGDEMITKDKVVYELSTGKKGSKKKYPLPRESIHKTEILSVLLEATEKTQKPFLDRVIRNDYLDDNTTFNTRAITSIEDLCTGVIDKKDGNLREGVIIELFRDLINLVTDEKKDDVIALKKDIENKLHYHSLTKEYYWDASNDGNNYNNKNPIYDTRLKTSVDALVFKADEFSKLKLKIVFNYFHEIVKGYSNQEHIGPLVGRMFRKFDMLEKLIDIKDSPESKNLSVISLRDVNIEMKKIVPLIIAKQLYENKKESDKKSLHIIIDEAHNILSTMSQRESETWKDYRLETFEEIIKEGRKFGVFLTIASQRPYDISATIISQLHNYFIHRLINDNDISAVEKAVAYLDKLSFQSIPILSVGSCFVAGLASDIPVKVDIELLEKSRRPNSGTVDLEESWVTSKSKND; encoded by the coding sequence ATGGAGACAAAGAGTAAAACAATTGAGCAAGAATTGATGCAAGAGTCGATTTTTATAATTGGCCGCGTTCTCTCAGTTGACGGTAGAATTGTTAGGGTAAAACTAAATAAAAATAAAAATCATTCGCATATTTTATTCGAAGGAAAAACTGTAAAAAATGTGTCTGTAGGTAGCTATGTAAAGATAGTAAAGGGTTTCGTGAGTATTATTGGAAAAGTTGAGGGCGAATTTACCTCTGAAGAAAAGTTTTTTAATAAAGAATACAACAAAGAAGAGACTAGGATAAATAGGGTTTTGCAATTGTCTCTCTTTGGTCATTTTGAAGGTAATTGTGTAAAGCAGGGTATAAAAGAAATGCCCTTGATCGATAATGAGTGCTATTTGCTAAATAGAGATGAATTTAATGTACTTCACCAGTTTTACAAAAAGGGTGACAAAACTATTGCGGTCGGCAGTCTAACAGAAGAGCCGTCACAAAAGATAAAGCTAGGTGTTAATAAATTGTTTGCCAGCCATATTGGTATTTTCGGCAACACCGGAAGCGGTAAATCAAATACACTTGCGAAAATATACACTGAGCTTTTTAAAACATTCTCAGATCAAGGTGATTTCAAAACCAAATCAGATTTTGTGATAATTGATTTCAATGGTGAATATACTGGTGATGAAATGATTACGAAAGACAAAGTGGTCTATGAGCTATCAACTGGTAAAAAAGGCAGTAAGAAAAAATACCCGCTTCCTAGAGAAAGTATTCACAAGACAGAAATCCTGTCTGTTTTACTGGAGGCAACAGAAAAAACACAAAAGCCCTTTCTCGATAGAGTTATACGTAATGATTATCTTGATGATAATACGACTTTTAATACTCGAGCTATTACAAGTATCGAAGATCTGTGTACTGGTGTTATTGATAAGAAGGATGGAAACCTTAGAGAAGGGGTAATCATCGAGCTTTTTAGAGACCTGATAAATCTTGTTACAGATGAGAAGAAGGATGATGTAATTGCACTTAAAAAAGATATTGAAAATAAACTACACTATCACTCCCTTACAAAGGAGTATTACTGGGACGCATCAAATGATGGCAATAATTACAACAATAAAAACCCTATATACGACACTCGACTTAAAACATCTGTGGATGCACTGGTCTTTAAGGCTGACGAATTTAGTAAGCTGAAATTGAAAATCGTTTTTAATTATTTTCATGAAATCGTAAAGGGATATTCAAACCAAGAACATATTGGACCATTAGTGGGCAGAATGTTCAGAAAGTTTGATATGTTGGAGAAACTGATTGATATTAAAGATAGCCCCGAATCAAAGAATCTATCCGTCATTTCTTTAAGAGATGTAAATATTGAGATGAAGAAGATTGTTCCGCTAATAATTGCGAAACAGTTGTACGAAAACAAAAAGGAGTCTGACAAAAAATCGCTACATATAATTATAGATGAGGCTCATAATATTCTCTCCACAATGTCTCAGCGAGAAAGTGAGACATGGAAGGATTATCGTCTAGAGACTTTTGAAGAAATTATAAAGGAGGGAAGAAAATTTGGTGTCTTTCTAACTATTGCAAGCCAAAGGCCTTATGATATATCAGCCACAATAATTTCTCAGCTACATAACTATTTTATTCATAGACTTATAAATGATAATGATATAAGCGCAGTAGAAAAAGCTGTCGCTTATCTTGATAAATTGTCATTTCAAAGCATTCCAATTCTTTCTGTGGGAAGTTGTTTTGTTGCTGGATTAGCTTCGGATATACCGGTTAAAGTCGATATTGAGCTTCTTGAGAAATCGAGACGACCAAATAGTGGTACCGTTGATCTTGAAGAAAGTTGGGTTACATCTAAGAGTAAGAACGATTAG
- a CDS encoding SIR2 family protein, translated as MKPQEIKEAIQSSHINVLVGAGLSTPFLPILGDIETRLSSEKKKSERVKIKKEYFERVIIPNLEIISKSIAKKGDFDTTCKAYKDFFEMLARILLKRKNTILSKQVNIFTTNIDILMETVLEDSSLEYNDGFNGRLNATFSLSNFKKSIQKRSLHYENVSEIPLFNLMKVHGSLTWEKVENKIHFSKLEHFDKSLLKKGQRAFEAGYERLAIVNPERKKLEETVIDVTYYELLRMYSGELEKENTVLFVLGFSMEDEHIREITIRAAESNPTLKIYVFCHGKDTDSSMKTKMQLGKLRYSNIEIIEPSDDEPASRFNLEKINQSVLSEVLNSMNHGDKE; from the coding sequence ATGAAACCTCAAGAAATAAAAGAGGCCATACAGAGCTCGCACATAAATGTCCTAGTTGGGGCTGGTCTTTCAACACCGTTTTTGCCAATACTTGGTGATATTGAGACTCGTTTATCTAGCGAAAAAAAGAAATCTGAGCGGGTAAAGATAAAGAAGGAGTATTTTGAGAGAGTAATAATTCCTAATCTTGAAATTATTAGTAAATCAATAGCTAAAAAAGGCGATTTTGATACAACATGTAAGGCGTATAAGGATTTTTTTGAAATGCTTGCACGTATACTTTTGAAGCGCAAGAATACAATTCTCAGTAAGCAAGTTAACATATTTACTACAAACATAGATATACTGATGGAAACTGTTTTGGAAGATAGTAGTCTTGAATATAACGATGGTTTCAATGGTCGATTAAATGCTACTTTTAGCCTGAGTAATTTTAAAAAATCAATACAAAAAAGAAGTTTGCACTATGAGAATGTTTCAGAAATACCTTTGTTTAATCTTATGAAAGTCCACGGATCTTTGACATGGGAAAAGGTTGAAAATAAAATTCATTTTTCAAAGCTAGAACATTTCGATAAATCTTTGTTAAAAAAGGGACAACGAGCTTTTGAGGCTGGTTATGAAAGATTAGCAATAGTAAATCCAGAAAGGAAAAAACTTGAAGAAACGGTAATCGATGTAACTTACTACGAATTGCTCAGAATGTATTCAGGTGAACTGGAAAAAGAAAATACCGTTCTTTTTGTTCTAGGATTCTCTATGGAAGATGAACATATTCGAGAAATAACGATAAGAGCAGCAGAATCGAATCCTACACTAAAAATTTATGTGTTTTGCCACGGAAAGGATACGGATTCAAGTATGAAGACAAAAATGCAACTTGGAAAATTGAGGTATTCAAATATTGAAATCATTGAACCCTCAGATGATGAGCCAGCAAGTAGATTTAACCTAGAAAAAATCAATCAGTCGGTCCTCAGTGAAGTCTTAAATAGCATGAATCATGGAGACAAAGAGTAA
- a CDS encoding terminase small subunit — MSDKNIQSKRTMNTRDMVMIWAGMVFDEKLLRQKYGRTGRFPKFSTEEAVLLTRIIFYRPYRRLIYELVGALYDQGTILCAKDMRRLRFLEAYLTSCNATQAAIIAGYSPKSAKQQANRLLKTIGNYRFLRPQDDK, encoded by the coding sequence ATGAGCGACAAGAATATACAAAGTAAGAGAACAATGAATACACGGGATATGGTTATGATCTGGGCAGGTATGGTATTCGACGAGAAACTGCTTCGACAAAAGTATGGGCGTACCGGAAGATTCCCTAAATTTTCAACAGAAGAGGCTGTGTTGCTCACCAGAATCATCTTTTATAGACCATACAGGCGCCTAATATATGAACTAGTTGGCGCTCTTTATGATCAAGGTACAATTTTGTGTGCCAAGGATATGCGGAGGTTAAGGTTTCTGGAAGCGTATCTCACTTCTTGTAACGCTACACAAGCAGCAATTATTGCTGGTTATAGTCCCAAGAGTGCAAAACAGCAAGCTAATAGACTTCTTAAGACGATTGGTAATTACCGATTCTTGAGGCCGCAAGATGATAAATAA
- a CDS encoding nucleotidyl transferase AbiEii/AbiGii toxin family protein, with translation MTLDYSKHKNILLQILKDIYSDTSIAPYLGFKGGTAAMMFYDLPRNSVDLDLDLLDETKEKDVFEKINKIVSNYGKITDSYMQRFNLKNVISYDTNAQKIKVEVNRRQLGSKYEMKTYLGISMLVMVQEDMFAHKLMAMFERIGKTSRDIFDVQYFAKNNWPINRKIVEERSGVPYKEALEKCIAMLESMDNKHILDGLGELITDSQKDSARAKLKTDTIFLLKVMHDNEK, from the coding sequence ATGACATTAGATTACTCAAAACATAAGAATATCTTGTTACAGATCTTAAAAGATATCTATTCTGATACCTCTATTGCACCTTATTTGGGATTCAAAGGTGGTACCGCAGCTATGATGTTTTATGATTTGCCCAGAAACTCTGTAGATTTGGATCTTGATTTGTTGGATGAGACAAAAGAAAAGGACGTTTTTGAGAAAATAAACAAGATTGTAAGTAATTACGGCAAAATTACTGATTCATACATGCAGAGATTCAATTTAAAGAATGTTATCTCTTATGATACTAATGCTCAGAAAATTAAGGTTGAGGTGAATCGTCGCCAACTTGGCTCAAAGTATGAAATGAAAACATATCTCGGCATCTCAATGCTCGTAATGGTCCAAGAAGACATGTTTGCACATAAGTTGATGGCAATGTTTGAGCGAATCGGTAAGACAAGTCGTGATATTTTTGATGTTCAGTATTTTGCTAAAAATAACTGGCCTATTAACCGCAAGATTGTGGAAGAAAGATCGGGAGTTCCATATAAGGAAGCATTAGAGAAATGTATTGCCATGTTGGAGTCAATGGATAATAAACATATTTTAGATGGGCTTGGTGAATTGATCACTGATTCACAGAAGGATTCTGCTCGTGCAAAGTTAAAGACTGATACCATCTTTTTATTGAAAGTAATGCACGATAACGAAAAATAA
- a CDS encoding type IV toxin-antitoxin system AbiEi family antitoxin domain-containing protein produces the protein MDNKPTKGEFLEILLRSPQTIFSTKDVVLMWGEQNESAARVRLNYYVKAEKLIRVHRGFYAKDKNYNRFELATRIYTPSYISFETILTREGVNFQYYGNIFVASYMNREITIGDQKITFVRMKDYVLSNSMGIEHTSGIATASRERAFLDRVYVSKDYHFDNLRSLDWNKVMEILPIYNNKRLEKKVKEYQKII, from the coding sequence ATGGATAATAAACCCACAAAAGGCGAATTTTTGGAGATCTTATTAAGATCACCCCAGACCATCTTTTCAACAAAGGATGTGGTTTTGATGTGGGGGGAACAAAATGAATCAGCGGCTAGGGTCCGTTTGAACTATTATGTAAAAGCGGAAAAGTTGATCAGAGTTCACAGAGGATTTTATGCTAAAGATAAAAATTACAATCGTTTCGAATTAGCAACTCGTATCTACACCCCATCATATATTAGCTTTGAAACCATTTTGACTCGTGAAGGGGTAAATTTCCAATATTACGGAAATATTTTCGTTGCATCATACATGAATCGAGAAATTACAATTGGTGATCAAAAAATTACTTTCGTTCGGATGAAAGATTACGTTTTGAGTAATTCAATGGGAATAGAACATACAAGTGGTATTGCCACCGCATCACGTGAACGTGCCTTTTTAGACCGTGTATATGTAAGCAAAGATTATCACTTTGATAATTTGCGTTCATTGGATTGGAATAAGGTGATGGAAATATTACCAATTTATAACAACAAGCGTTTAGAAAAGAAGGTAAAAGAATATCAAAAAATTATATGA
- a CDS encoding DUF2585 family protein yields MQEFYNKHSKIIIFGTFALVAIIELLMGRNLWCPAGDISIWSIDINSIHNSQHLIDAYSLTHISHGIIFLILLSIIPYFKKSTFSTKLLIAVFIESFWEIIENSSIIINRFRESTISLGYLGDSIANSLSDIIFMMLGLWIASKMPTKYAFTLVIIFEIVCYLLIRDNLILEIIQIIHPLK; encoded by the coding sequence ATGCAAGAATTTTATAATAAACACTCCAAAATTATTATTTTTGGCACTTTCGCCCTAGTAGCAATCATTGAACTTCTCATGGGTCGCAATTTATGGTGCCCAGCTGGCGATATTTCTATTTGGTCAATTGATATAAATTCAATACACAATTCTCAACACCTTATTGACGCTTATTCTTTGACCCACATTTCACACGGTATAATTTTCTTGATCCTACTTTCAATTATTCCCTATTTCAAAAAAAGTACTTTCTCAACTAAACTCCTAATCGCAGTATTTATAGAATCATTTTGGGAAATTATTGAAAATTCCAGCATCATCATAAACCGTTTTAGAGAATCAACAATTTCACTAGGTTACCTTGGAGATAGTATTGCCAATTCATTATCTGATATCATATTCATGATGCTTGGCCTATGGATCGCTTCAAAGATGCCAACAAAATATGCATTTACCCTTGTAATCATATTTGAAATAGTCTGCTACCTACTTATACGTGACAATCTTATTCTAGAAATTATTCAAATTATTCATCCGTTAAAATAA
- a CDS encoding YbjQ family protein, whose amino-acid sequence MENTTTAFELPGKKIVKNLGIVRGVIVRSRSIIGTVGGSLQTIFGGNISLFTELCEKTREEAFGLMMKHAQEKGTNAVIGVRYDTTELLQGVTEVLCYGTAVMVE is encoded by the coding sequence ATGGAAAACACAACAACAGCCTTTGAGTTACCAGGAAAAAAGATTGTCAAAAATCTAGGAATAGTAAGAGGGGTTATTGTTCGTTCAAGATCTATTATTGGTACAGTCGGTGGTTCATTACAAACGATTTTTGGTGGAAACATTAGCTTATTTACAGAATTATGTGAGAAAACTCGAGAAGAAGCTTTCGGGCTCATGATGAAACATGCCCAAGAAAAAGGTACCAACGCAGTCATCGGTGTCCGCTACGACACTACCGAGCTTTTACAAGGAGTGACTGAAGTTTTGTGTTACGGAACGGCGGTTATGGTTGAATAA